One genomic window of Campylobacter curvus includes the following:
- a CDS encoding Fur family transcriptional regulator → MQYVSLLKQSGLKVTPQRLSVLRILDRHMHPTIDELYDEILKENPSVSLATVYKNLNTLKDEGLVVEVNIVNQKPRYDIYEYPHIHVVCETCGHVEDLSYEDAELGKYQEALERKLGNIIDRLNVVASVKSCKHCG, encoded by the coding sequence ATGCAATACGTATCATTATTGAAGCAGTCCGGGCTAAAAGTCACACCGCAGCGTCTAAGCGTCCTTAGGATCTTAGATCGTCACATGCATCCCACGATCGACGAGCTTTATGACGAAATTTTAAAAGAAAATCCGTCCGTTTCCTTGGCGACCGTTTATAAAAATTTAAACACTTTAAAGGACGAAGGGCTAGTCGTCGAGGTAAATATCGTCAATCAAAAACCGCGATACGATATCTACGAATATCCTCATATCCACGTAGTTTGCGAGACTTGCGGGCATGTAGAGGATCTTAGCTACGAGGATGCCGAGCTTGGCAAATATCAAGAGGCGCTGGAGCGAAAGCTAGGCAACATAATAGATCGCTTGAACGTGGTCGCCAGCGTTAAAAGTTGCAAACACTGCGGATAG
- the dxs gene encoding 1-deoxy-D-xylulose-5-phosphate synthase, giving the protein MTDLNVKNLDLSGLEELCHKLRDKILTTVSKNGGHLSSNIGAVEIIVAMHYVFDAKNDPFIFDVSHQSYAHKLLTDRWESFESLRKFGGISGYTKPSESKFDYFIAGHSSTSISLAVGAAKAINLKHEQRLPVAVIGDGSLSGGMAYEALNELGDRKYPCVIILNDNEMSISKPIGALSKYLSQMMAGQFYQKFKGRVEKFLSYMPDSAAYMARRMEEGIRLITPGMFFEELGLEYIGPVDGHDLGSLISTFETARSMKKPVIVHVQTLKGKGYEFAEGYYANWHGVGPFDLKSGEFIKKQSNKSATAIFSEHLLKMAGEHEDIVGVTAAMPTGTGMDALIERFPDRFWDVAIAEQHAVTSMAAMAKEGFKPFVAIYSTFMQRAYDQLIHDACIMNSNMTFAMDRAGIVGEDGETHQGAFDISFFNAIPNVVMFAPRCERSMKMAMEFAYAYKGVSAFRYPRGAFILANEFEAKDLRLGKGEILVKGRGEVALIGYGNGVGKANAVRNLISPGIDATLIDLVFAKPLDSELLLELADKCKKWYVISDSAKKGGIGEILSAFLQENKILDVSVKSFEYDDAFIPHGSTADVERNLGISAEQIAQKLLDDN; this is encoded by the coding sequence ATGACGGACTTGAACGTTAAAAATTTGGATTTAAGCGGCCTTGAGGAGCTTTGTCATAAGCTCAGGGATAAAATTTTGACCACTGTGAGCAAAAACGGCGGGCATCTTAGCTCAAACATCGGTGCAGTCGAGATCATCGTGGCTATGCACTATGTTTTTGACGCGAAAAACGATCCCTTTATATTTGACGTGAGCCACCAAAGCTACGCGCATAAACTCTTAACGGACCGCTGGGAAAGCTTTGAAAGTCTTCGTAAATTTGGCGGTATAAGCGGCTACACGAAGCCAAGCGAGAGCAAATTTGACTATTTCATCGCAGGGCATAGCTCGACCTCGATCTCTCTGGCTGTCGGAGCTGCAAAGGCTATAAATTTAAAGCACGAGCAGCGCCTGCCGGTAGCTGTCATAGGAGACGGCTCTCTTAGCGGGGGCATGGCTTACGAGGCGCTAAACGAGCTTGGAGACCGTAAATATCCGTGCGTGATAATCCTAAACGACAACGAGATGAGTATCTCAAAGCCTATCGGAGCGCTCAGTAAATACCTAAGCCAAATGATGGCGGGACAGTTTTATCAAAAATTTAAAGGCCGTGTCGAGAAATTTTTAAGCTATATGCCAGACTCCGCCGCATATATGGCGCGCAGGATGGAGGAGGGCATACGCCTCATCACGCCTGGTATGTTTTTTGAGGAGCTGGGGCTTGAGTATATAGGCCCGGTGGACGGGCATGATCTTGGCTCGCTTATCAGCACGTTTGAGACCGCAAGATCGATGAAAAAGCCGGTCATCGTGCATGTGCAGACCTTAAAGGGCAAGGGATATGAATTTGCCGAAGGGTATTATGCCAATTGGCACGGGGTCGGGCCGTTTGATCTAAAAAGCGGCGAATTTATCAAAAAGCAAAGCAACAAATCAGCCACCGCCATCTTTAGCGAGCATTTGCTTAAAATGGCAGGCGAGCACGAGGATATCGTCGGAGTGACGGCGGCGATGCCCACGGGCACGGGCATGGACGCGCTTATAGAAAGATTTCCCGATCGCTTTTGGGATGTGGCTATCGCCGAGCAGCACGCCGTGACATCGATGGCTGCGATGGCTAAGGAGGGTTTTAAGCCCTTTGTAGCGATCTACTCGACATTTATGCAGCGCGCTTACGACCAGCTCATACATGATGCTTGTATAATGAACTCAAATATGACCTTTGCGATGGACCGCGCAGGCATCGTAGGCGAGGACGGCGAGACGCACCAAGGAGCTTTTGACATAAGTTTTTTTAACGCCATACCAAATGTTGTGATGTTTGCACCAAGGTGCGAGCGGAGCATGAAAATGGCGATGGAATTCGCCTACGCTTACAAGGGCGTCAGCGCGTTTAGATATCCTAGAGGGGCGTTTATTTTAGCAAACGAGTTCGAGGCTAAAGACCTAAGGCTTGGCAAAGGCGAAATTTTAGTCAAGGGTCGCGGCGAAGTGGCGCTTATAGGCTATGGAAACGGCGTAGGTAAGGCAAATGCGGTGCGAAATTTAATAAGCCCCGGCATCGATGCGACGCTTATTGATCTTGTATTTGCAAAGCCGCTTGACAGTGAGCTTTTGTTAGAGCTGGCGGATAAATGCAAAAAATGGTATGTCATAAGTGACAGCGCTAAAAAAGGTGGTATCGGTGAAATTTTAAGTGCATTTTTGCAAGAGAATAAAATTTTAGACGTCAGCGTGAAAAGCTTTGAATATGACGACGCTTTCATCCCGCATGGCAGCACCGCCGATGTCGAGCGAAATTTAGGCATAAGCGCCGAACAAATAGCCCAAAAATTACTAGACGATAATTAA
- the fliH gene encoding flagellar assembly protein FliH, translating to MKSSVINGENSSAHFIENYRFKVLGSDQRAEQISTQKSDENGEDIQHENIKQEPKISPNLQNQMPSSQPQSQNHGGFDSNFVEELLKKTDELSGNIIKLQMQIENQESEFNKRLEAEVARAKEDGKNEGLAQANEAYEAQVKELEARFSSSVQKLSDQYDKFDEFLKKSEDELGGAAINIAKEVISKEISANSSVIAHTLASSLVRDLGDAKNIQIKVNPSDSEYLTAQFAKNDHIKISPDDAISKGGVVIISEGGNIDATIETRLEKLKSLVGE from the coding sequence ATGAAAAGCAGCGTCATAAACGGCGAAAATTCGTCGGCACATTTTATAGAAAACTATAGGTTCAAGGTGCTTGGAAGCGATCAAAGAGCCGAGCAAATTTCAACGCAAAAAAGCGATGAAAATGGCGAAGATATCCAGCATGAAAACATCAAGCAAGAGCCTAAAATTTCACCGAATTTACAAAATCAAATGCCAAGCTCGCAGCCCCAAAGCCAAAATCACGGCGGATTTGACTCGAATTTCGTAGAGGAGCTGCTAAAAAAGACCGACGAGCTAAGCGGCAACATCATCAAACTTCAAATGCAGATCGAAAATCAAGAGAGTGAATTCAATAAACGCCTCGAAGCCGAAGTCGCACGCGCGAAAGAGGACGGTAAAAACGAGGGCCTGGCACAGGCCAATGAAGCTTACGAAGCGCAGGTAAAAGAGCTGGAGGCTCGTTTTAGCTCGTCCGTGCAAAAGCTCAGCGATCAATACGATAAATTTGACGAATTTTTAAAAAAGAGCGAGGATGAGCTTGGCGGGGCTGCGATAAATATCGCAAAAGAGGTCATATCAAAGGAAATTTCGGCAAATTCAAGCGTGATAGCTCACACCTTGGCAAGCTCGCTCGTGCGCGATCTAGGCGATGCGAAAAATATCCAGATCAAGGTAAATCCCAGCGATAGCGAGTATCTCACGGCTCAGTTTGCAAAAAACGATCACATAAAAATAAGTCCGGACGATGCTATAAGCAAAGGCGGCGTAGTCATCATCAGCGAAGGCGGAAATATCGACGCTACGATAGAGACGAGGTTGGAAAAGCTCAAGAGTTTAGTTGGTGAGTGA
- the fliG gene encoding flagellar motor switch protein FliG, with amino-acid sequence MSIKLTDQQKIVYDDLSMPEKIAILLIQLGEEATSLIFSHMDVDVITEISGYIATARNIDKQVAAAVLEEFYALMQSNQYMRSGGLEYAKEILYRTFGPEAAQKILDKLAKSMENTKSFGYLGKIKPQQLADFIVKEHPQTIALILAHMDATSAAETLSYFSDELRGEVIIRMANLGDISPSVIKRVSTVLEGKLESLTSYKVEVGGPRAVAEVLNRLGQKASKTTIERIEAADDKLATTIKELMFTFEDIINLNATAIREILKNVDKKDLMVAFKGSSDAIKEKFLSNMSQRAAEAFNEEMQYLGAVRVKDVEEAQRRIVETVQTLADQGVFQVGEADEMIE; translated from the coding sequence ATGTCTATAAAACTAACCGATCAGCAAAAAATCGTATATGACGATCTTTCGATGCCAGAAAAGATCGCTATTTTGCTCATACAGCTCGGCGAGGAGGCCACGAGCCTTATCTTTTCGCATATGGATGTCGATGTCATCACTGAAATTTCAGGCTACATAGCGACCGCCAGAAATATAGATAAGCAAGTAGCCGCTGCCGTTTTAGAGGAATTTTACGCCCTCATGCAGTCAAATCAATACATGAGAAGCGGCGGTTTGGAGTATGCAAAGGAAATTTTATACCGCACGTTTGGTCCGGAGGCTGCACAGAAAATTTTAGACAAGCTTGCCAAAAGCATGGAAAATACCAAAAGCTTTGGCTATCTTGGCAAGATAAAGCCTCAGCAACTAGCCGATTTCATCGTCAAAGAGCACCCGCAGACGATCGCGCTCATCCTAGCCCACATGGACGCGACTAGTGCGGCCGAGACGCTTAGCTATTTTTCAGACGAGCTTAGAGGCGAGGTGATCATCAGGATGGCAAATCTAGGCGACATCAGCCCTTCAGTCATCAAGCGCGTCTCTACCGTGCTCGAAGGCAAGCTCGAGAGCCTCACCTCCTACAAGGTCGAGGTCGGCGGTCCAAGAGCGGTGGCGGAAGTGCTCAACCGACTCGGTCAAAAGGCCAGTAAAACGACTATCGAGCGCATCGAAGCGGCTGATGATAAGCTCGCTACGACGATCAAAGAGCTTATGTTTACATTTGAAGATATCATCAACCTCAACGCGACTGCTATCAGAGAGATACTCAAAAATGTCGACAAAAAGGATCTCATGGTCGCATTTAAGGGCTCAAGCGACGCTATAAAAGAGAAATTTTTAAGCAATATGTCTCAGCGCGCCGCCGAAGCCTTCAACGAGGAGATGCAATACCTCGGCGCCGTTCGTGTAAAAGATGTCGAGGAGGCGCAGCGCCGCATTGTCGAGACCGTCCAAACTCTAGCCGATCAAGGAGTCTTCCAAGTCGGCGAAGCAGATGAGATGATAGAATGA
- the fliF gene encoding flagellar basal-body MS-ring/collar protein FliF: protein MDFKALLHQISQVYQKLSLRQKIVAAGSIVVVVGFLVFLSIYKDMKGDTYAGYSVLFENISPNDSALIIDQLNKDSVSYKLANEGTILVPTGDVYKERIAVATLGIPKESKIGFEIFDKQEFGSTDAEQRVKFQRALEGELARTIESLSSIQKATVRIAIPKESVFTERQSPPTASIVVELKPGVSLSAKQIFGIKNLVAAAVTNLNTENVKIVNQDGVALGEEDGEFDSDMIAQQIRYKREFETNYEQKIINVLAPIVGGTDRVVAKVNIDFDFDKKDSQSETYDPNNVVRSESNIEEKRQGSAPNEIQGVPGAVSNIGPVQGLSDSNIKEQYNKSSQQTNYEISKKITNIKGQFASIVRVSAAVVVDGLYQPKKDEAGNPTGDIEYVALTQAQKDSITNLIKQAIGYSAQRGDEVTLDNFEFKLAKDISTSQRMDGFMHNYILPFVPLLKYIFAALLLYIFYKKVIVPFMQKMLEEAKDEDEPLPQDELEDIEIDAEDTLEKFKAARKKVEEQLGISGDFNEDELRYDVLLEKMKTVILERSEEIANLLQEMVKNDNDFNLRKEI, encoded by the coding sequence ATGGATTTTAAGGCATTACTTCATCAAATCAGTCAGGTTTATCAAAAGCTTTCGCTAAGGCAAAAGATAGTCGCGGCGGGCTCTATCGTCGTTGTCGTCGGATTTTTGGTATTTTTGAGCATTTATAAGGATATGAAAGGCGACACATACGCCGGCTATAGTGTTTTGTTTGAAAATATCAGCCCTAACGACTCGGCGCTCATCATCGATCAACTAAACAAAGACAGCGTGAGCTACAAGCTTGCCAACGAAGGCACGATATTAGTACCAACAGGCGATGTTTATAAAGAGCGTATCGCCGTTGCCACGCTAGGTATCCCAAAAGAGAGCAAGATCGGCTTTGAAATTTTCGATAAACAAGAATTTGGCTCGACAGACGCCGAGCAGCGCGTGAAATTTCAGCGTGCGCTCGAAGGCGAGCTGGCACGCACTATCGAGAGCTTATCCTCCATACAAAAAGCTACCGTTCGTATCGCTATACCAAAAGAGAGCGTATTTACCGAGCGTCAGTCGCCTCCGACCGCTTCTATCGTGGTCGAGCTAAAGCCTGGTGTGAGTCTTAGCGCCAAGCAAATTTTTGGTATCAAAAACCTCGTAGCCGCCGCAGTCACTAACCTAAACACCGAAAATGTCAAGATCGTCAATCAAGACGGCGTCGCACTTGGCGAGGAAGACGGTGAATTTGACAGCGATATGATAGCTCAGCAGATCCGCTATAAAAGAGAATTCGAAACGAACTACGAGCAAAAGATCATAAACGTCCTAGCCCCTATCGTGGGTGGGACTGATCGCGTCGTGGCCAAGGTGAATATCGACTTTGATTTTGACAAAAAAGATAGCCAAAGCGAGACATACGATCCTAACAACGTCGTAAGAAGCGAGAGCAATATCGAAGAAAAGCGCCAAGGCAGCGCACCAAACGAGATCCAAGGCGTACCTGGTGCAGTAAGCAACATCGGCCCGGTGCAAGGGCTGAGCGACAGCAATATAAAAGAGCAATACAACAAAAGCTCGCAGCAGACTAATTATGAAATTTCAAAGAAGATAACCAACATCAAAGGCCAGTTTGCAAGCATCGTTAGAGTAAGTGCGGCCGTAGTCGTGGACGGACTTTATCAGCCTAAAAAAGACGAAGCTGGCAACCCGACCGGCGATATCGAATACGTCGCTCTCACGCAAGCGCAAAAAGACTCCATCACAAACCTCATCAAGCAAGCCATCGGCTATAGCGCGCAGCGCGGCGATGAGGTCACGCTTGATAATTTCGAGTTCAAGCTGGCCAAGGATATAAGCACCAGCCAGAGGATGGACGGCTTTATGCATAACTATATCCTGCCGTTCGTGCCGTTACTAAAATACATTTTTGCTGCCTTGCTACTTTATATCTTTTACAAAAAGGTCATCGTGCCGTTCATGCAAAAAATGCTTGAAGAGGCCAAGGATGAGGACGAGCCGCTACCACAAGACGAGCTTGAAGATATCGAGATCGACGCCGAGGATACGCTCGAGAAATTTAAGGCCGCTCGCAAGAAAGTCGAGGAGCAGCTTGGCATTAGCGGCGATTTTAATGAGGACGAGCTGCGATACGACGTGCTGCTTGAAAAGATGAAAACGGTCATACTTGAACGTAGCGAGGAGATAGCCAATTTGCTCCAAGAGATGGTCAAGAACGACAACGATTTTAACCTGCGTAAGGAAATTTGA
- the hisC gene encoding histidinol-phosphate transaminase: MKFNENLAGLVNYEAGKPIELVVREFGIEAKDVIKLASNENPFGTSPHVVEAIKSAASNAFLYPDDSYFELKEALGAKFGVGAKNIIIGSGSDQIIEFCLHAKANPKSAVLMAGVTFAMYEIYAKQVGSKIYRTRLQEHDLAEFLEIYEAHKDEISVIFLCLPNNPLGECLDTKEVYEFLKRIDEDVLVVLDCAYNEFAKFKDAKKGIEPSEILKFENVIYLGTFSKAYGLGGMRVGYGIAKESIISELGKLRAPFNITTLSLKAAIEALKDEEFVTKTLENNLKQMARYEAFAREADIEFIPSYTNFITFKFDKQSASEISQNMLKKGIILRDLKSYKLNAFRITIGQSWQNDRVFEELKQNLK, encoded by the coding sequence ATGAAATTTAATGAAAATTTAGCCGGACTTGTAAATTACGAGGCGGGCAAGCCTATCGAGCTTGTCGTTAGAGAATTTGGCATAGAGGCCAAAGACGTGATCAAGCTTGCCAGCAACGAAAACCCTTTTGGCACCAGCCCGCACGTAGTAGAGGCGATAAAAAGCGCAGCCTCAAATGCGTTTTTGTATCCTGATGACAGCTATTTCGAGCTAAAAGAGGCGCTTGGGGCTAAATTTGGCGTGGGCGCTAAAAATATAATAATCGGCTCGGGAAGCGACCAGATAATAGAATTTTGCCTGCACGCAAAGGCAAATCCTAAAAGTGCCGTCTTGATGGCTGGCGTGACCTTTGCGATGTATGAAATTTACGCCAAGCAAGTGGGCTCTAAAATTTACCGCACGAGGTTGCAAGAGCACGATCTGGCTGAATTCTTAGAAATTTACGAGGCGCATAAAGATGAAATTTCGGTGATATTTTTATGCCTGCCAAACAACCCTCTTGGTGAGTGTCTGGATACAAAAGAGGTGTATGAGTTTTTAAAGCGTATCGATGAGGACGTGCTTGTCGTGCTTGACTGCGCGTATAATGAATTCGCAAAATTCAAAGACGCTAAAAAAGGCATCGAACCAAGTGAAATTTTGAAATTTGAAAACGTGATCTACCTCGGGACGTTTTCAAAGGCTTACGGGCTTGGCGGCATGCGCGTAGGATACGGCATCGCCAAGGAGAGCATCATAAGCGAGCTTGGCAAGCTTAGAGCGCCTTTTAACATCACGACCCTTAGCCTAAAAGCTGCGATCGAAGCGCTAAAAGATGAGGAATTCGTCACTAAAACGCTTGAGAATAATCTCAAACAAATGGCGCGCTACGAGGCCTTTGCACGCGAAGCAGATATAGAGTTCATCCCCAGCTACACGAATTTCATAACGTTTAAATTTGACAAACAAAGCGCGAGCGAAATTTCTCAAAACATGCTAAAAAAGGGTATAATTTTGAGGGATTTAAAAAGCTATAAACTAAATGCGTTTCGTATCACGATCGGCCAGTCGTGGCAAAACGATAGGGTTTTTGAAGAATTAAAGCAAAATTTAAAGTGA
- the pheA gene encoding prephenate dehydratase has product MQELNDLRKQIDVIDDLILTKLNERMEFVKKIGKLKQTSGAPIYRPERERAIISRLINESKDGSLNKAAIEAIYLEIFAVSRNLESPQKIAYLGPEGTYTHQAAESRFGAMSSYLPLATIEAVFTKLVQKEAKYGVVPIENNTEGAVGTTLDCLRKFEGIKIVAELYLDIHHSFVSISENLKDIKRIYSHPQGYNQCRKFLDDHMLSDIEFVPARSTAEAAHLAYMQADSAAICSKIAAKIHNVPILYETIEDNMANRTRFFILSDFKNARSENSKTSILAKTDHKPGSLVDLLQIFKNENINITKLESRPIKQREFKSVFYLDFEGHIDDERVRNAFEAIKECGAEVTWLGSYLNGDE; this is encoded by the coding sequence ATGCAAGAGCTTAACGACTTGCGAAAGCAAATTGACGTGATCGACGATCTTATCTTGACGAAGCTCAACGAGAGGATGGAATTCGTCAAAAAGATAGGCAAACTAAAACAAACCAGCGGCGCGCCCATTTATAGGCCAGAACGCGAGCGAGCCATCATAAGCCGCCTCATAAACGAGAGCAAGGACGGCTCACTTAATAAAGCCGCCATCGAGGCCATCTATCTTGAAATTTTTGCCGTCAGCAGAAACCTCGAATCGCCTCAAAAGATAGCTTACTTGGGGCCGGAGGGCACATATACGCATCAGGCCGCGGAGAGTAGATTTGGTGCGATGAGCTCGTATCTGCCGCTAGCTACTATCGAGGCTGTATTTACGAAGCTCGTGCAAAAAGAAGCCAAATACGGCGTCGTGCCGATCGAGAACAACACCGAAGGCGCAGTAGGCACTACGCTTGATTGTCTGAGGAAATTTGAAGGCATCAAGATAGTCGCCGAGCTTTATCTCGATATCCACCATAGCTTCGTTAGCATCAGTGAAAATTTAAAGGATATAAAGCGTATATATTCGCATCCCCAAGGCTACAATCAATGCCGTAAATTTTTAGACGATCATATGCTTTCTGATATAGAATTCGTCCCTGCCAGATCTACCGCCGAGGCTGCACATTTAGCGTATATGCAGGCTGATTCGGCTGCGATTTGCTCCAAGATAGCGGCTAAAATTCACAACGTGCCTATCCTTTACGAGACGATCGAGGACAATATGGCCAACAGGACGCGGTTTTTCATCTTAAGCGACTTTAAAAATGCAAGGAGCGAAAACTCAAAGACCTCGATCCTGGCAAAGACCGATCATAAGCCGGGCAGTCTCGTGGATCTGCTGCAAATTTTCAAAAACGAAAACATAAACATAACAAAGCTTGAGTCGCGCCCTATCAAGCAGCGAGAGTTCAAGTCTGTGTTTTATCTGGATTTTGAGGGACATATCGATGACGAGAGAGTGCGAAACGCCTTTGAGGCGATAAAAGAGTGTGGTGCTGAAGTGACTTGGCTTGGAAGTTATCTAAACGGAGATGAGTGA
- the lysA gene encoding diaminopimelate decarboxylase yields MDFNELAREYGTPLYVYDFDYITNRYNMLKNAFSARKSLICYAVKANSNLSVLKLLASLGAGFDCVSIGEVRRALLAGAKKYQIILSGVGKRDDELEEALKSDILMINLESEAEMYRLEDIAKKLNLKARISIRVNPDVDAKTHPYISTGLNENKFGVDINTAKKMYIHAKNSAALEPVGVHFHIGSQLTNIEPIIEAAGIVSELMRELKALEIDIKFFDVGGGIGIIYQNETDISLYDYAQGILAKLGGQDVTIVCEPGRFIVGNAGYFLTSVLYEKFNKQKRFIIVDGAMNDLIRPSLYGAYHGISVVGKNTSAGACDVVGPICESGDFFAKNLNLPACESGDIIVIKSAGAYGFSMSSNYNSRARAAEVAVQDKAHRLIRKRENFEDIIALEKEFI; encoded by the coding sequence ATGGATTTTAATGAACTAGCTCGCGAATACGGCACTCCGCTTTACGTTTATGATTTTGACTACATAACAAACCGCTACAATATGCTAAAAAACGCATTTTCAGCTAGAAAATCCCTAATCTGCTATGCCGTTAAGGCAAATTCGAATTTAAGCGTTTTAAAGCTTTTGGCATCTCTTGGGGCGGGATTTGATTGTGTCAGTATCGGCGAGGTCAGGCGAGCGCTCTTAGCCGGGGCTAAAAAATATCAGATTATCCTAAGCGGCGTAGGTAAACGCGATGATGAGCTAGAAGAAGCGCTAAAAAGCGATATCTTGATGATAAATTTAGAGAGCGAGGCCGAGATGTATCGCCTCGAAGATATCGCAAAAAAGCTAAATTTAAAGGCTCGTATAAGTATCCGCGTAAATCCTGACGTAGACGCCAAAACTCATCCTTATATCTCGACAGGGCTAAATGAAAATAAATTTGGCGTCGATATAAACACTGCAAAAAAAATGTATATCCATGCAAAAAATTCCGCCGCTCTCGAGCCCGTGGGAGTGCATTTTCATATCGGCTCGCAGCTAACGAATATTGAGCCTATCATCGAGGCTGCAGGCATCGTGAGCGAGCTGATGCGCGAGCTAAAAGCACTTGAGATAGATATAAAATTCTTTGATGTGGGTGGCGGCATAGGCATTATCTATCAAAACGAGACCGACATCAGTCTATACGACTACGCACAAGGGATCTTAGCTAAGCTTGGCGGTCAGGACGTTACGATAGTCTGCGAGCCAGGACGCTTCATCGTGGGAAACGCCGGATATTTTCTAACCAGCGTTTTATACGAGAAATTCAACAAACAAAAGCGCTTCATCATCGTAGACGGAGCGATGAACGATCTCATACGTCCAAGCCTATATGGCGCCTATCACGGTATAAGCGTCGTGGGTAAAAACACTAGTGCGGGGGCTTGCGACGTGGTCGGACCTATCTGTGAGAGCGGCGATTTTTTCGCTAAAAATTTAAATTTGCCCGCTTGCGAGAGCGGCGATATCATCGTTATAAAAAGTGCCGGAGCTTATGGGTTTAGTATGAGTTCAAACTACAACTCTCGTGCGCGTGCAGCCGAAGTCGCGGTGCAGGACAAAGCTCACAGGCTGATTAGAAAGCGCGAAAATTTCGAGGATATAATCGCGCTTGAAAAAGAATTCATATAA
- a CDS encoding LptF/LptG family permease has protein sequence MKLNLYARYVGWVYLKSFLIVFFALELFYVGIDLLTNLKDLPNSANLQLLYVGLTSLSAVSYVMPISLVFALIISHINMVRSNELVSFYALGVSKNRLILPPFFIALAVTFLYVGLNCTPFAYAYDYQKSIAKNMSFSKSTTDSFLKFEGKFIYIKELSASQKNAKDVRIFDINGIDLLSTTFADGAKFKNNHWQLQDVNQTLLPNDLRLGQKGLSVQNFDELDALSGFKPKSIESANAADGARFSIPDTLDFIFTFKNEGVELDSVKSAFYSLAIAPFFAPFLILVLYYHLPVTGRFFNLAFASFIFVVITLVIWGVLFVLTRFAQSSVILPEFGIVLPVILLFAYGIYLLKTHR, from the coding sequence GTGAAGCTAAACCTCTACGCAAGATACGTCGGCTGGGTATATCTAAAGTCGTTTTTGATAGTATTTTTCGCGCTCGAGCTCTTTTACGTAGGTATCGATCTGCTGACAAATTTAAAAGACCTGCCAAATTCCGCCAACCTTCAGCTACTTTACGTAGGCCTCACATCGCTTTCTGCGGTATCTTACGTCATGCCTATCTCGCTCGTGTTCGCCCTCATCATCTCGCACATAAACATGGTGCGATCAAACGAGCTCGTGAGCTTTTATGCGCTAGGGGTCAGCAAAAACAGGCTCATCTTGCCACCATTTTTCATCGCCCTTGCCGTCACGTTTTTGTATGTCGGGCTAAACTGCACGCCGTTTGCATACGCTTATGATTATCAAAAAAGTATCGCCAAGAATATGAGCTTTTCAAAGAGTACGACGGACTCTTTTTTGAAATTTGAGGGCAAATTCATATACATAAAAGAGCTCAGCGCCTCGCAAAAAAATGCAAAAGACGTCAGGATATTTGACATAAACGGCATCGATCTTTTATCGACCACTTTTGCGGACGGGGCTAAATTTAAAAATAACCACTGGCAGCTACAAGATGTGAATCAAACCTTACTCCCAAACGATCTACGCCTCGGACAAAAAGGGCTTAGCGTGCAAAATTTTGACGAGCTCGACGCGCTTAGCGGCTTTAAGCCAAAAAGCATCGAAAGTGCGAACGCCGCTGACGGCGCAAGATTTAGCATACCAGATACGCTTGATTTTATCTTTACGTTTAAAAACGAGGGCGTCGAGCTTGATAGCGTAAAATCAGCCTTTTACAGCCTTGCTATCGCGCCGTTTTTCGCGCCGTTTTTGATACTCGTACTTTACTATCATCTGCCTGTGACCGGACGATTTTTCAACCTCGCGTTCGCTAGCTTCATCTTTGTCGTCATCACGCTCGTGATCTGGGGGGTCTTGTTCGTTTTGACCAGATTTGCGCAAAGCTCGGTCATCTTACCTGAATTTGGCATCGTTTTGCCTGTGATTTTGCTTTTTGCATACGGCATATATCTCTTAAAAACCCATCGTTAA